The genomic region ATATAATAGACGTTCACCAATTAATCTCTGGCCAGAATGGACAGGTGCAATGCATGGAGAtgatttaaatgatatatttggTATTCCATTTAGACATCCTGAAAAATATGACAGACAAATTTTACAAGATGAAAAAGATTATTCAGAAATGGTAATGTGGGCTATAGgtaattttacaaaagaaGGTAAAACAACAGATGGTTGGAATAAAATAGATACTACTAATCAT from Strongyloides ratti genome assembly S_ratti_ED321, scaffold srae_scaffold0000038 harbors:
- a CDS encoding Carboxylesterase, type B domain-containing protein — protein: YNRRSPINLWPEWTGAMHGDDLNDIFGIPFRHPEKYDRQILQDEKDYSEMVMWAIGNFTKEGKTTDGWNKIDTTNHKAFVLYGKLGEGEEKKYTDVTPPTCTEFYKLYEESVKRRKSLNSITTTPPNLPE